One genomic region from Alosa alosa isolate M-15738 ecotype Scorff River chromosome 12, AALO_Geno_1.1, whole genome shotgun sequence encodes:
- the LOC125304230 gene encoding transmembrane protein 233-like has protein sequence MALGMPYSDAKSSLNGSADFEHSWNAEAPTPPPMQSYLILTIFTCFCPAYPVNIVALVFSLMSRKSYELGDYEGSKRLGKQALHVAIASLIIGIIIIIIFFVVQFALIEL, from the exons ATGGCGCTGGGAATGCCGTACTCGGACGCGAAGAGTTCCCTGAATGGGAGCGCGGACTTCGAGCACAGCTGGAATGCGGAGGCCCCTACGCCGCCCCCCATGCAGAGCTACCTCATTCTGACCATCTTCACCTGCTTCTGTCCGGCCTACCCGGTCAACATCGTCGCCCTGGTCTTCTCCCTCATG TCGAGGAAAAGCTATGAACTGGGTGACTACGAGGGCTCAAAGCGGCTTGGCAAGCAAGCGTTACACGTAGCCATTGCCTCTTTGATCAttggcatcatcatcatcatcatcttctttgTCGTCCAATTCGCCCTG ATTGAACTCTGA